One region of Ascaphus truei isolate aAscTru1 chromosome 13, aAscTru1.hap1, whole genome shotgun sequence genomic DNA includes:
- the CHCHD10 gene encoding coiled-coil-helix-coiled-coil-helix domain-containing protein 10, mitochondrial: MPRGSRSVPSRSHAPSHAPAPSHAPAHPPPSAVAAAPAQSQGPGMMAQMATTVAGVAVGSAVGHVLGGALTGAFSGGSSEPAKPAAQEPPRAPTQSQQPQSTYGPCHYEMKKFVECATTQSDLTLCEGFSEALKQCKYSNGVSSLL; the protein is encoded by the exons ATGCCCCGCGGCAGCCGAAGTGTCCCCTCCCGCAG CCATGCTCCATCTCATGCCCCTGCTCCCTCTCATGCCCCTGCTCACCCCCCACCTTCTGCTGTGGCTGCGGCCCCTGCCCAGTCCCAGGGGCCCGGGATGATGGCCCAGATGGCCACTACAGTAGCCGGGGTGGCCGTGGGGTCGGCGGTGGGCCACGTCCTTGGAGGGGCTCTCACAGGTGCGTTCAGCGGAGGCAGCTCTGAGCCAGCAAAGCCAGCAGCGCAG GAGCCCCCGAGAGCCCCCACccagtcccagcagcctcagtcCACGTACGGTCCCTGTCACTATGAGATGAAGAAGTTTGTGGAGTGTGCCACCACGCAGAGCGACCTGACCCTGTGTGAGGGATTCAGCGAGGCGCTCAAACAGTGCAAATACAGCAACG GGGTCTCCTCCCTCCTGTGA